ATCCGGAGTCGCCGTCGCGGGGGCGCGATGGGCTCGACGAGGCGACGGCGAAAGCGGAGAGGCGCCGCGTGAGCTTTTTTCCGCCGCACTCGGGACAGACGGGCCGCTCCCCCTCGGAAACCAGTTCTTCGAAGCGATGACGGCAACCGTCGCAGGCGTATTCGCGAAGCGGCATGGCGGATCCTCCGCTCGAATTCTACGCGGTCCGCCCGCCGAGCGCGTCGACGACCCGCGGCAGGGCGACGCCGGAAGGCTCGCGGATCGCCCCCGCGAACACAGGCGAGAGGGCCGTCTCGGCGGGGTTGATCTCGAAGACCGCGGCTCCCGCGTCGGCCGCAACGAGCGCCAGCCCTGCGGCGGGATAGACCTCGGCCGACGTTCCGACGACGAGATAGACCTCGGCCGACCGGGCCGCATCCTGCGCGTCCGCCCAGCCCGCCACCGGGAGCGGCTCCCCGAACCAGACGATGTCGGGGCGCTGCATGCCGCCGCATCCGGGACAGACCGGTGGCAGCATTTCGAGCGGCTCGAGGTCCTCTTCCGTGCGCCGGCACTGGACGCAGTACCGCCGCGCGATCGATCCATGGAGCTCGACGAGGTTCCGGCTCCCGGCGCGGCGGTGAAGACCGTCCACGTTCTGCGTCGCGAGCAGGAACTCGGAGAATCGCCCCTCCATCGCCGCGAGCGCTTCGTGCCCGGGATTCGGACGCGCGTCGCGGGCGTTTCGCCGCCGCATCTCGTAGAACCGCCAGACCCGCTCCGGATCCTCCGCGAACGCCTCGGGAGTGGCGACTTCCTCGATCCGGTGTCCCTCCCAGAGCCCGCCCGCGCCGCGGAACGTCGCGATGCCGGATTCCGCCGAGACGCCCGCGCCGGTCAGGACCGAGACGCGGGAGGCGGAGCGGAGAGCGGCAACGAGCCGGTCGAAGACGGATATCACGGAGGAAGTTTATCGGTACGTCAGCCCGCTGCCGCCGAGTTGAAGCGGTCGCCTTCGGCGCCGCTTAACTCGCCGGCACCCGGGGGGCGCGCCCCGGAAATTCTCAAAGCGAGACGAAAGGATGGCCGTGCCTACGCGATCTCCTGAGCTTTCGTCTCCGGGAAGGTCCAAATCCAGCCCGCGGTCGCCGCCGCGAACAGCGCGGCGACCGACATCCCTCCCGCCAGCCCGTAC
The genomic region above belongs to Thermoanaerobaculia bacterium and contains:
- a CDS encoding NAD-dependent deacylase; protein product: MISVFDRLVAALRSASRVSVLTGAGVSAESGIATFRGAGGLWEGHRIEEVATPEAFAEDPERVWRFYEMRRRNARDARPNPGHEALAAMEGRFSEFLLATQNVDGLHRRAGSRNLVELHGSIARRYCVQCRRTEEDLEPLEMLPPVCPGCGGMQRPDIVWFGEPLPVAGWADAQDAARSAEVYLVVGTSAEVYPAAGLALVAADAGAAVFEINPAETALSPVFAGAIREPSGVALPRVVDALGGRTA